The genomic stretch TTTAGACCGGAGCATTTTCACGCAACAAAGGATTGAGTAACTGCCCCAGATCCTCCTAAACGATGTCCTTGCCGTTTGGCTCGTGCCCGTTGCCGTCGTGCGGCTCGCTTGCCACCCCATTCAAAGGGCGTTGGGTGTTGATTCCATACTCCAGCTACCTTCTCAAATCGCTCGATAATTTGTTGAGGCGTTTGGGGATGTTGTCCATCCAAAGCCCGTCGTTTGAGAATACGTTGTATGGATTCTGCCATATTCAACCAACTCCCTGAAAGCGGAGTATACAAGGGTAAAACCCCATGTTCACAGAGCCACACCATCAACTCAGGTGTCTGGTGACCAATTAAGTTATCCCATACCAGTAGCATTCGCAAAGGAGGTAATTGTTCCGGTAATGTGAACGTCAGCGTTAACCCTTCTCGCCACCTTTGCCACATTTGGAAAACGATCTCTTGTGATTGGGATGAGGAGACTTCAGGTAATGTATTCAAGATATCTATGAGTTCCCCTTTTAACCAAGGATGCAATACTGCATTAGTTGTACTCTCA from Trichocoleus sp. encodes the following:
- a CDS encoding transposase, translated to MQDRNGAAAAQKWCGPGERPRHRSEKNLIEQAYRVAEGMGIAVWCEDEAGPFQTVPYPGPSWQLEEHPQQQAHEYIRDGTAKVLTLFHPQNGQVRVKGVESTTNAVLHPWLKGELIDILNTLPEVSSSQSQEIVFQMWQRWREGLTLTFTLPEQLPPLRMLLVWDNLIGHQTPELMVWLCEHGVLPLYTPLSGSWLNMAESIQRILKRRALDGQHPQTPQQIIERFEKVAGVWNQHPTPFEWGGKRAARRQRARAKRQGHRLGGSGAVTQSFVA